In Streptomyces hawaiiensis, one genomic interval encodes:
- a CDS encoding phosphoribosyltransferase, with product MSDVRENLTYEKFGVAVRELAQAIADDGYEPDIVLSIARGGVFVAGGLAYALDCKNIHLVNVEFYTGVGTTLEMPVMLAPVPNVIDFSRKKVLITDDVADTGKTLKLVRDFCLDTVAEVRSAVVYEKSQSLVKCEYVWKRTDDWINFPWSVEPPVVRRAGQVLDA from the coding sequence GTGAGTGACGTGCGGGAGAACCTGACCTACGAGAAGTTCGGCGTCGCCGTGCGCGAGCTCGCGCAGGCCATCGCCGACGACGGGTACGAGCCCGACATAGTCCTGAGCATCGCCCGCGGCGGCGTGTTCGTGGCCGGCGGGCTCGCCTATGCCCTGGACTGCAAGAACATCCACCTGGTGAACGTGGAGTTCTACACCGGCGTGGGGACGACCCTCGAGATGCCCGTCATGCTCGCCCCCGTCCCCAACGTGATCGACTTCTCGCGGAAGAAGGTGCTGATCACCGACGACGTCGCCGACACCGGCAAGACGCTCAAGCTGGTGCGCGACTTCTGCCTCGACACCGTCGCCGAGGTGCGCAGCGCCGTCGTCTACGAGAAGTCGCAGTCGCTGGTGAAGTGCGAGTACGTGTGGAAGCGGACCGACGACTGGATCAACTTCCCGTGGAGTGTGGAACCGCCCGTGGTGCGGCGGGCGGGGCAGGTGCTCGACGCCTGA
- a CDS encoding ABC transporter substrate-binding protein — MTRSRIAVRAAVALALAGALVMACGGDGGGSKTLTWSMWASGGEEQQVWHELADRVSREDPQLTIKLETSSFDDYFAKLGTRFSSGDAPCIVSMQSLRTTGYTQGMLPLDDLIAKSKFDVTDFDKSVMEGLSADGKQYALPYDVGPVILTYNRDTFRNAGVPEPEPGWTLAEFESVARKLTGERRYGFVASPQDVWMFPMVLTKTGAQPADVAGKLRLTTPAMTNGVQWYADLAARKKVAPRVPEADPLFAEREFLSGNVAMGASGPWALLNLKNQAGFQVGLTTIPAGPDGSRTYSAGSGFGISKSCPDPERAFKAITLMTAKKQLEWLGGVGRAYPSRESAQHAWYENARLAGAREVLEAANATAIPLRTTKHWERVNQLLNQHGVSIFNGASSAKEVLEQVQRQAGQD; from the coding sequence ATGACGAGGTCGCGCATCGCAGTGAGAGCAGCCGTCGCCCTGGCGCTGGCCGGGGCGCTGGTCATGGCGTGCGGCGGCGACGGTGGCGGCTCGAAGACGTTGACCTGGTCGATGTGGGCCAGCGGCGGTGAGGAACAGCAGGTCTGGCATGAACTCGCGGACCGTGTGTCCCGCGAAGATCCGCAGCTCACGATCAAGCTTGAGACCTCGTCCTTCGATGACTACTTCGCCAAGCTGGGCACCCGTTTCAGCAGCGGCGATGCGCCCTGCATCGTCTCGATGCAGTCGCTCCGCACCACGGGCTACACCCAGGGCATGCTGCCGCTCGACGATCTGATCGCCAAGAGCAAGTTCGATGTGACGGACTTCGACAAGTCCGTCATGGAGGGGCTGAGTGCCGACGGGAAGCAGTACGCGCTGCCGTACGACGTCGGCCCGGTGATCCTCACGTACAACAGGGACACGTTCCGGAACGCGGGGGTGCCGGAGCCCGAGCCGGGATGGACTCTGGCCGAGTTCGAGTCGGTCGCCCGTAAGCTGACCGGGGAGCGGAGGTACGGGTTCGTCGCGTCGCCTCAGGATGTGTGGATGTTTCCCATGGTGCTGACCAAGACCGGGGCGCAGCCGGCCGACGTGGCGGGCAAACTGCGACTGACCACCCCCGCCATGACCAACGGCGTGCAGTGGTACGCCGACCTGGCGGCCAGGAAGAAGGTCGCCCCCCGCGTGCCCGAGGCCGATCCCCTGTTCGCCGAGAGGGAGTTCCTCAGCGGCAACGTGGCCATGGGCGCCAGCGGTCCGTGGGCGTTGCTGAACCTGAAGAACCAGGCCGGCTTCCAGGTGGGCCTGACCACGATTCCCGCCGGCCCGGACGGCAGCAGGACGTACTCCGCCGGTTCCGGGTTCGGTATCTCCAAGTCCTGCCCGGACCCGGAACGGGCTTTCAAGGCGATCACGCTGATGACCGCCAAGAAGCAACTGGAGTGGCTCGGCGGGGTGGGACGTGCCTATCCGTCACGTGAGTCGGCACAGCACGCGTGGTACGAGAACGCCCGCCTCGCCGGTGCCCGAGAGGTCCTCGAAGCCGCCAACGCCACGGCGATTCCGCTGCGTACGACGAAGCACTGGGAGCGGGTCAACCAACTGCTCAACCAGCATGGGGTCAGCATCTTCAACGGGGCGAGCTCCGCGAAAGAGGTTTTGGAGCAGGTGCAAAGACAGGCCGGGCAGGATTGA
- a CDS encoding non-oxidative hydroxyarylic acid decarboxylases subunit B → MRLIVGMTGATGAIFGVRLLEHLRGLEDVETHLVLSRWARSTLELETGLSVADVSALADVTHKPDDQGATISSGSFRTDGMVIAPCSMKTLAGIRAGYAEGLVARAADVVLKERRGLVLVPRETPLSEIHLENMLALSRMGVRMVPPMPAFYNHPASVDDIVDHITARVLDQFDLPAPAARRWEGMRTARADAGRPAA, encoded by the coding sequence GTGCGGCTGATCGTCGGCATGACCGGAGCGACCGGGGCGATTTTCGGGGTGCGGCTCCTGGAGCACCTGCGCGGGCTCGAGGACGTGGAGACCCATCTGGTTCTCTCCCGGTGGGCGCGCAGCACCCTCGAACTGGAGACGGGTCTGTCGGTCGCGGACGTGAGCGCGCTGGCCGACGTCACGCACAAGCCCGACGACCAGGGCGCCACCATCTCCTCGGGTTCGTTCCGGACGGACGGCATGGTGATCGCGCCCTGCTCGATGAAGACGCTGGCCGGGATCCGCGCCGGGTACGCGGAGGGCTTGGTGGCCCGTGCGGCCGACGTGGTCCTCAAGGAGCGTCGCGGGCTGGTCCTCGTTCCTCGTGAGACGCCGCTGAGCGAAATCCACCTGGAGAACATGCTCGCCCTGAGCCGTATGGGGGTGCGGATGGTGCCGCCCATGCCGGCCTTCTACAACCATCCGGCCTCCGTCGACGACATCGTCGACCACATCACCGCCCGCGTCCTCGACCAGTTCGACCTGCCCGCGCCGGCGGCCAGGCGCTGGGAGGGCATGCGCACGGCCCGTGCCGATGCCGGGCGGCCCGCAGCCTGA
- a CDS encoding Yip1 family protein, with the protein MSQLGRKAGPGSPGPARHRRGPGTFEDVAGFRIGRGRNNGAPQTRPHNPPYGQQTPQGPSYGAPPAPQPYPQQQPYGNGGGPAWPQPNAGHGGGYGGQGEPEYFGDGAYPPGPQGPPDPYAANNPGHTQAFSVGEDPYTQGDTYRAGSAAPAPGPVGPRLHWKALLRGIVLAPNQTFLQMRDYSMWGPALIVTFLYGLLAVFGFDGARKDAINATLSNAVPIVLTTAVAMVLSAFVLGVVTHTLARQLGGDGAWQPTVGLSMLIMSLTDAPRLVFAMFAGGDAMFVQLLGWATWIAGGALLTLMVGRSHDLPWPKALGASAIQLIALLSIVKLGTV; encoded by the coding sequence ATGTCACAGCTCGGCCGCAAAGCCGGGCCCGGAAGCCCGGGCCCGGCACGCCACCGCCGGGGACCAGGTACGTTCGAAGACGTGGCTGGATTCAGGATCGGACGCGGCCGGAACAACGGCGCTCCTCAGACGCGACCGCACAACCCTCCGTACGGGCAGCAGACGCCGCAGGGACCGTCGTACGGCGCCCCGCCGGCGCCGCAGCCGTACCCGCAGCAGCAGCCGTACGGCAACGGCGGCGGCCCCGCATGGCCGCAGCCGAACGCCGGGCACGGCGGCGGCTACGGCGGCCAGGGCGAGCCGGAGTACTTCGGCGACGGCGCGTACCCGCCCGGCCCGCAGGGACCGCCCGACCCGTACGCGGCGAACAACCCGGGCCACACCCAGGCCTTCTCGGTCGGTGAGGACCCGTACACGCAGGGCGACACCTACCGCGCCGGCTCGGCTGCCCCGGCGCCCGGACCGGTCGGCCCGCGGCTGCACTGGAAGGCCCTGCTCCGGGGGATCGTCCTCGCCCCCAACCAGACGTTCCTCCAGATGCGGGACTACTCGATGTGGGGCCCGGCCCTCATCGTCACGTTCCTCTACGGCCTGCTCGCCGTCTTCGGCTTCGACGGCGCCCGCAAGGATGCGATAAACGCCACACTGTCGAACGCGGTCCCGATCGTCCTGACGACGGCCGTCGCGATGGTGCTCAGCGCCTTCGTCCTGGGCGTGGTCACCCACACCCTGGCCCGCCAGCTGGGCGGTGACGGCGCCTGGCAGCCCACGGTCGGCCTGTCCATGCTGATCATGTCCCTCACGGACGCGCCCCGCCTGGTCTTCGCGATGTTCGCGGGCGGCGACGCGATGTTCGTCCAGCTGCTGGGCTGGGCCACCTGGATCGCGGGCGGCGCCCTGCTGACCCTCATGGTCGGCCGCTCCCACGACCTGCCGTGGCCGAAGGCCCTGGGCGCGTCGGCGATCCAGCTGATCGCGCTGCTGTCGATCGTGAAGCTGGGCACGGTCTGA
- a CDS encoding non-oxidative hydroxyarylic acid decarboxylases subunit D has protein sequence MTTHAACPRCAFDAVRTLAASPVAGVWLVRQCERCLYTWRTTEPVRRTTREAYPEEFRMTPADIENAIEVPTVPPLRQP, from the coding sequence ATGACCACCCATGCCGCGTGCCCTCGCTGCGCCTTCGATGCCGTCCGGACACTCGCCGCCTCCCCGGTGGCGGGGGTGTGGCTGGTCCGCCAGTGCGAGCGGTGCCTGTACACCTGGCGCACCACCGAGCCTGTCCGCCGCACCACGCGTGAGGCCTATCCGGAGGAGTTCCGGATGACCCCGGCGGACATCGAGAACGCGATCGAGGTACCCACCGTTCCGCCCCTGCGGCAGCCCTGA
- a CDS encoding helix-turn-helix domain-containing protein, whose amino-acid sequence MGKNGHLAVRDLPYTAAVGAPAGVEVGELGGLFARARRHGNDPHAFLRPAFHQLIAVRERSLHLTVDFVEHELPPGAWLWIRPGQVQRFGRDLSAADGTIVVFQPGFLPPSTLAAADLGPPYRQAPVQPSGQDARALRLGLDHLAFEFAAMSSMPLAPHVEVLRHLVSVLILRLAKVTGGSTAQGPAAEVFRRLFEAVERDHMVTRRVEDYAAALGYSPRTLSRATLAATGMSAKKYIDERVLLEAKRLLLHSDLAAKNVAAELGFADPSDFTKFFRLRTGTTPGEFRMQAPDSA is encoded by the coding sequence ATGGGGAAAAACGGACACCTTGCTGTCAGGGATCTCCCGTACACGGCGGCGGTCGGAGCACCAGCGGGCGTCGAGGTGGGGGAGCTCGGCGGGCTCTTCGCGCGCGCCCGGCGCCATGGCAACGATCCCCACGCCTTCCTGCGCCCGGCCTTCCACCAGCTGATCGCCGTACGCGAACGGTCCCTGCATCTGACGGTGGACTTCGTCGAGCACGAACTGCCGCCCGGCGCCTGGCTGTGGATCCGCCCCGGACAGGTGCAGCGGTTCGGGAGGGACCTGTCGGCCGCGGACGGCACGATCGTGGTCTTCCAGCCGGGGTTCCTGCCGCCCTCGACCCTCGCGGCAGCCGACCTGGGCCCCCCTTACCGGCAGGCGCCGGTGCAGCCCTCGGGCCAGGACGCGCGGGCGCTGCGCCTGGGGCTGGACCACTTGGCTTTCGAGTTCGCCGCGATGTCCTCGATGCCGCTGGCCCCCCACGTCGAGGTGCTCCGGCATCTGGTGTCCGTACTGATCCTGCGCCTGGCCAAGGTGACGGGCGGCTCGACCGCACAAGGCCCGGCGGCCGAGGTGTTCCGGCGCCTGTTCGAAGCGGTGGAACGCGACCACATGGTGACGCGTCGGGTCGAGGACTACGCGGCCGCGCTGGGTTACAGTCCGCGCACCCTGTCCCGCGCCACCCTGGCGGCCACCGGGATGAGTGCGAAGAAGTACATCGACGAACGCGTCCTGCTGGAAGCCAAGCGCCTCCTGCTGCACAGCGATCTCGCAGCGAAGAACGTGGCGGCGGAGCTCGGCTTCGCCGATCCGAGCGACTTCACCAAGTTCTTCCGGCTGCGCACGGGGACGACGCCCGGAGAGTTCCGGATGCAGGCACCCGACAGTGCCTGA
- a CDS encoding non-oxidative hydroxyarylic acid decarboxylases subunit C — protein sequence MAYDDLRSFLAALDAEGQLLRVSDEVLPEPDLAAAANAAGRIGEGAPALYFDNVKGFTDARIALNVHGSWTNHALALGLPKHTPVKEQVEIFASRWDDFPIAPERREDAPWRENTQAGGDVDLFSVLPLFRLNDGDGGFYLDKAAVVSRDPEAPDDFGKQNVGTYRIQVIGPDRLAFQPVPVHDVALHLHKAEEKGEDLPVAITLGNDPVMAIVSGMPMAYDQSEYEMAGALRGAPAPIATSPLTGFDVPWGSEVVIEGVIESRKRQIEGPFGEFTGHYSGGRRMPVIRVDRLSYRTNPVFESLYLGKPWTEVDYLVGPNTCVPLLKQLRAEFPEVQAVNAMYTHGMLVIISTAKRFGGFAKAVGMRAMTTRHGLGYVSQVIVVDEDVDPFDLPQVMWAMSAKVDPREDVVVVPNLSVVELAPAAQPAGITSKMIIDATTPVAPDVRGNFSTPAKDLPETREWAARLQQLRTAASAR from the coding sequence ATGGCATACGACGATCTGCGCAGCTTCCTCGCCGCTCTCGACGCGGAGGGTCAACTGCTGCGTGTCTCCGACGAGGTGCTCCCCGAGCCCGATCTGGCCGCCGCCGCGAACGCCGCCGGCCGGATCGGCGAGGGTGCGCCCGCCCTGTACTTCGACAACGTCAAGGGCTTCACGGACGCCCGTATCGCGCTGAACGTGCACGGCTCCTGGACCAACCACGCCCTGGCCCTGGGGCTGCCCAAGCACACCCCGGTCAAGGAGCAGGTGGAGATCTTCGCCTCGCGCTGGGACGACTTTCCCATCGCGCCCGAGCGCCGCGAGGACGCCCCCTGGCGCGAGAACACCCAGGCGGGCGGGGACGTCGACCTGTTCTCCGTGCTGCCCCTGTTCCGTCTCAACGACGGCGACGGCGGCTTCTACCTCGACAAGGCCGCGGTCGTCTCCCGGGATCCGGAGGCGCCCGACGACTTCGGGAAGCAGAACGTGGGCACGTACCGCATCCAGGTCATCGGCCCCGACCGGCTCGCGTTCCAGCCGGTCCCCGTGCACGACGTCGCTCTGCACCTGCACAAGGCCGAGGAGAAGGGCGAGGACCTGCCCGTCGCCATCACCCTGGGCAACGACCCCGTGATGGCGATCGTGTCCGGCATGCCCATGGCGTACGACCAGAGCGAGTACGAGATGGCCGGGGCCCTGCGCGGAGCACCCGCGCCCATCGCCACGTCCCCTCTGACCGGCTTCGACGTGCCGTGGGGCAGCGAGGTCGTCATCGAAGGGGTGATCGAGTCGCGGAAGCGGCAGATCGAGGGGCCCTTCGGTGAGTTCACCGGCCACTACTCCGGGGGCCGACGGATGCCCGTCATCCGCGTCGACCGCCTCTCGTACCGCACGAACCCGGTGTTCGAGTCCCTGTACCTGGGCAAGCCGTGGACCGAGGTCGACTACCTGGTGGGACCCAACACCTGTGTCCCGCTGCTCAAGCAGTTGCGTGCGGAGTTTCCCGAGGTGCAGGCAGTGAACGCGATGTACACGCACGGCATGCTGGTGATCATCTCCACGGCGAAGCGATTCGGCGGCTTCGCCAAGGCCGTCGGCATGCGCGCCATGACCACGCGGCACGGTCTGGGCTACGTCAGTCAGGTGATCGTCGTCGACGAGGACGTGGATCCCTTCGATCTCCCGCAGGTGATGTGGGCGATGTCCGCGAAGGTCGACCCCCGGGAGGACGTCGTCGTCGTGCCCAACCTCTCCGTCGTCGAGCTCGCGCCCGCGGCCCAGCCCGCCGGTATCACCAGCAAGATGATCATCGATGCGACGACGCCGGTCGCTCCCGACGTGCGCGGCAACTTCTCGACTCCCGCCAAGGACCTGCCGGAAACCCGGGAGTGGGCGGCCAGGCTCCAGCAGCTGCGCACTGCCGCCTCCGCCCGGTGA
- a CDS encoding VCBS repeat-containing protein, whose protein sequence is MPHRAPHALAALTTTAVLGAALLAAVPAASAAPAKYADDFNGDGYRDLATAAPYAPVGGKTDAGAVVVTYGSANGISASRRTVLTQDTAGIPGTAEQGDRFGKALASGDLNADGYADLVIGSVGEDVESDVDGGSVTVVWGGKSGLSGGKGVSDPAVSAHDEYGMSLAVADFSGDGRPDLAVGSTGSDIWIHQGFTKASGAASRDELATGLQTGSSIYGAQNLSTGDINGDGTDDLVVTGSEASTYDDGNMIYLGSASGLTYQTFLKSGGWELATVGDLNGDGYEDVVSAAYGGDGKSLGGSVSAYLGSANGVRTQPQTTINQDTAGVPGADEEGDWFGNDLSIADVNGDGYGDLAVGTLHETVGTAKIAGSVTVLRGSATGLTATGAQSFTQNTAGVPGTAESADRFGASVRLSDLTGDGKADLSVGADGENHPSGSVYSLRGSASGVSTTNAISFGPGSLGMSTTGYLRLGQDMLS, encoded by the coding sequence ATGCCTCACCGCGCTCCCCACGCCCTCGCGGCCCTGACCACCACGGCCGTGCTGGGCGCAGCCCTGCTCGCCGCCGTACCGGCGGCCTCCGCCGCCCCCGCCAAGTACGCCGACGACTTCAACGGCGACGGCTACCGCGACCTCGCCACCGCCGCGCCCTACGCCCCCGTCGGCGGCAAGACCGACGCGGGCGCCGTCGTCGTCACCTACGGCTCCGCGAACGGCATCAGCGCCTCCCGCCGTACCGTCCTCACCCAGGACACCGCCGGCATCCCCGGCACCGCCGAGCAGGGCGACCGCTTCGGCAAGGCCCTCGCCTCCGGCGACCTGAACGCCGACGGGTACGCCGACCTCGTGATCGGCAGTGTCGGCGAGGACGTCGAGTCGGACGTGGACGGCGGCTCCGTCACCGTCGTCTGGGGCGGCAAGAGCGGCCTGTCCGGCGGCAAGGGCGTCTCCGACCCGGCCGTGTCCGCCCACGACGAGTACGGCATGTCCCTGGCCGTCGCCGACTTCAGCGGGGACGGCCGCCCCGACCTCGCCGTCGGCAGCACCGGCAGCGACATCTGGATCCACCAGGGCTTCACCAAGGCCTCCGGCGCGGCGTCCCGCGACGAACTCGCCACCGGCCTGCAGACCGGCAGCAGCATCTACGGCGCCCAGAACCTCTCCACCGGCGACATCAACGGCGACGGCACCGACGACCTGGTGGTCACCGGCAGCGAGGCCTCGACGTACGACGACGGCAACATGATCTACCTCGGTTCCGCCTCCGGCCTGACGTACCAGACGTTCCTGAAGAGCGGCGGCTGGGAGCTGGCCACCGTCGGCGACCTCAACGGCGACGGCTACGAGGACGTCGTCTCGGCGGCGTACGGCGGCGACGGCAAGAGCCTCGGCGGCTCCGTCAGCGCCTACCTCGGCAGCGCGAACGGCGTCCGTACCCAGCCCCAGACCACGATCAACCAGGACACCGCAGGCGTCCCCGGCGCGGACGAGGAGGGCGACTGGTTCGGCAACGACCTCTCCATCGCCGACGTCAACGGCGACGGCTACGGCGACCTGGCCGTCGGCACCCTCCACGAGACCGTCGGCACCGCCAAGATCGCCGGCAGCGTCACCGTGCTGCGCGGCTCCGCCACCGGCCTGACCGCCACCGGCGCGCAGTCGTTCACCCAGAACACCGCGGGCGTCCCCGGCACCGCCGAGTCCGCCGACCGCTTCGGCGCCTCCGTACGCCTGTCCGACCTCACCGGCGACGGCAAGGCGGACCTGTCCGTCGGCGCGGACGGCGAGAACCACCCCTCCGGCTCGGTCTACAGCCTGCGCGGCTCGGCCTCCGGCGTGAGCACCACGAACGCGATCAGCTTCGGGCCGGGCTCCCTCGGCATGTCGACCACCGGCTACCTGAGGCTGGGCCAGGACATGCTGAGCTGA
- a CDS encoding PIN domain-containing protein yields the protein MIYLLDTSGLVRLLRDPKLQSAWYDAIDAGAVASCYAQRAEFLYSARNGREYDEIAEMFTDLYPDAAVPKNAGRWISAVQHRMAQAGEHRSASAVDLIIAATAAHHGLAVLHDDADYRAVARHASDLTEHNIHDVA from the coding sequence ATGATCTACTTGCTCGACACGTCCGGCCTGGTGCGGCTGCTGCGCGATCCGAAACTGCAATCGGCCTGGTACGACGCGATCGACGCAGGGGCCGTCGCATCCTGCTACGCACAGCGCGCCGAGTTCCTGTACAGCGCCCGAAACGGTCGCGAGTACGACGAGATCGCGGAGATGTTCACCGACCTCTACCCCGACGCAGCGGTGCCAAAGAATGCAGGGCGGTGGATCAGCGCGGTGCAACACCGTATGGCCCAGGCTGGGGAGCACCGCAGCGCTTCGGCGGTGGACCTCATCATCGCCGCGACAGCGGCCCACCACGGCTTGGCCGTCCTCCACGACGATGCCGACTACCGCGCTGTTGCCCGGCATGCATCCGACCTGACCGAGCACAACATCCACGACGTCGCCTGA
- a CDS encoding type II toxin-antitoxin system VapB family antitoxin has product MSVTQIDIDDDALERAMALSKVRTKKEAVNLALHFYAEQQERAARISRHFERAREWGAVEDAERLHESEKRSR; this is encoded by the coding sequence ATGTCTGTGACCCAGATCGACATCGACGACGACGCCCTGGAACGCGCCATGGCTCTGTCCAAGGTCAGGACCAAGAAAGAGGCAGTGAATCTCGCTCTGCACTTCTACGCCGAGCAGCAGGAGCGTGCGGCGCGCATCAGTCGTCACTTCGAGCGTGCGCGTGAGTGGGGTGCCGTCGAGGACGCCGAGCGCCTGCACGAGTCGGAGAAGCGCAGCCGATGA
- a CDS encoding dihydrofolate reductase family protein, giving the protein MRRLVYYIATTLDGFIAGPDGADPTGPNGFWPIPDDYLQHIVTEYPETLPAPARAALSVTAEGTRFDTVLEGRRTYEIGLAAGITDAYPHLRHLVFSRTLSESPDPAVELVADDPVAKVRELKQEDGKDIWLIGGAELANALYAEIDQLILKVGSLTISAGIPLFSRKATFEPCRWELTDHTVLKSGALFLTYTRYTDQT; this is encoded by the coding sequence GTGCGCAGGCTCGTCTACTACATCGCCACCACGCTCGACGGTTTTATCGCCGGGCCGGACGGCGCCGATCCCACCGGCCCGAACGGCTTCTGGCCGATCCCCGATGACTACCTCCAGCACATCGTCACGGAGTACCCGGAGACTCTCCCCGCTCCAGCCCGGGCGGCACTGTCCGTCACGGCCGAAGGAACACGCTTTGACACCGTCCTCGAAGGACGGCGCACCTACGAGATCGGCCTCGCGGCCGGGATTACCGACGCCTACCCTCACCTGCGTCATCTCGTCTTCTCACGAACCCTGTCTGAAAGCCCGGACCCTGCCGTCGAACTGGTAGCCGACGATCCGGTGGCCAAGGTACGCGAGCTGAAGCAAGAGGACGGCAAGGACATCTGGCTCATCGGTGGTGCCGAGCTGGCCAATGCCCTGTACGCCGAGATCGATCAGCTGATCCTCAAGGTGGGATCCCTGACCATCAGTGCCGGGATACCCCTCTTTTCCCGGAAGGCCACCTTCGAACCGTGTCGCTGGGAACTCACCGACCACACCGTCTTGAAGAGCGGAGCGCTGTTCCTCACCTACACGCGCTACACCGACCAGACGTGA
- a CDS encoding substrate-binding domain-containing protein, which translates to MGPISLTSVDQAGREIGRNAARLLLERNADRGKPSVQAKLSPTLVEWRTTVRPSA; encoded by the coding sequence CTGGGTCCGATCTCCCTGACGAGCGTCGACCAGGCGGGCCGGGAGATCGGCCGGAACGCCGCGCGTCTACTGCTCGAGCGGAACGCAGACCGCGGCAAACCGTCGGTACAGGCCAAACTCTCCCCCACGCTGGTGGAGTGGCGCACCACGGTTCGGCCGTCGGCGTAG
- a CDS encoding ImmA/IrrE family metallo-endopeptidase — translation MRDCPEVDAFSFWDGEIPFVLLSTEKTAERGRFDAAHELGHLVLHGEEQMPHGPQAEAEAHRFAAAGALAE, via the coding sequence ATGCGGGACTGTCCTGAAGTCGACGCGTTCTCCTTCTGGGACGGGGAGATTCCGTTCGTCCTGCTGAGCACCGAGAAGACCGCGGAGCGGGGACGCTTCGACGCCGCCCACGAACTCGGACACCTCGTCCTGCACGGTGAGGAGCAGATGCCACACGGCCCACAGGCCGAGGCGGAAGCGCACAGGTTCGCTGCCGCAGGCGCCCTCGCTGAATGA
- the dcd gene encoding dCTP deaminase, whose product MLLSDKDIRAEIDAGRVRIDPYDDAMVQPSSIDVRLDRYFRVFENHRYPHIDPAIEQADLTRLVEPEGDEPFILHPGEFVLASTYEVISLPDDLASRLEGKSSLGRLGLVTHSTAGFIDPGFSGHVTLELSNLATLPIKLWPGMKIGQLCMFKLSSPAEFPYGSERYGSRYQGQRGPTASRSFLNFHRTQV is encoded by the coding sequence GTGCTTCTCTCAGACAAGGACATCCGGGCCGAGATCGACGCCGGGCGGGTGCGGATCGATCCGTATGACGACGCGATGGTGCAGCCGTCGAGCATCGATGTGCGGCTGGACCGCTACTTCCGGGTGTTCGAGAATCACCGTTACCCCCACATCGACCCCGCCATCGAGCAGGCCGATCTCACCCGGCTCGTGGAGCCGGAGGGGGACGAGCCGTTCATCCTGCACCCCGGGGAGTTCGTCCTCGCCAGCACGTACGAGGTCATCTCCCTGCCCGACGATCTGGCCTCCCGGCTGGAGGGCAAGAGTTCGCTGGGGCGTCTGGGGCTGGTGACGCACTCCACCGCCGGCTTCATCGACCCCGGCTTCAGCGGGCACGTGACCCTGGAGCTGTCCAACCTCGCCACCCTGCCCATCAAGCTCTGGCCGGGCATGAAGATCGGGCAGCTGTGCATGTTCAAGCTGAGCTCGCCCGCCGAATTCCCGTACGGCAGCGAGCGGTACGGGTCCCGCTACCAGGGGCAGCGCGGGCCGACCGCCTCCCGGTCCTTCCTCAACTTCCACCGGACCCAGGTGTGA